Genomic window (Drosophila willistoni isolate 14030-0811.24 chromosome 2L unlocalized genomic scaffold, UCI_dwil_1.1 Seg196, whole genome shotgun sequence):
GCATTTTCTAAActaaatattaagaaaagatgaggtttattataatgattcatatttaaacataatttttaaagtCATTATAAAGGAATCGACAAGCCATTAAAATAGAATTTGATTCTATCTACTGTAATTATTCACCGATATGTCTGGATCTTGGAGAATCGCTataatgaaattgaattgcTTAGATCAAGCTATTaagcaaaaaatataaacaatcgGGAAGTTTATTCACATGTCTTAGATCTATGTAtaactttttgtattttaatgtatttttaatgGTTAAACCGTATTTCTCATGAAAATCAACCGGAATTACGTCAATATATTACATCGTGAATTCCTGGAAGATGTTATACAAAGTGTAAGTGCTGTGTATTTCAATTTTCGTAAGTTAGTCCTATCACTCACTCTCATTACAATGCAAATCATGcctcaaatattttaaacctAATTGAATTAAACGCAGAATATATCAGAAAAATGAAcagtgaaaaaaaattaaaatgcataaaaCTTGTTATTTACTCTTTTTTCAATGCTTAAATTCGCAATGcgtaatatttttttcttttttttcttattgtattgtatattgtattataaacaataaataaattgatttacTTCCGCAATTGATTTCCGGATCTGCCTTCGTCTGTGCATTGTCTTAGCGTGGGGATCGAATTGATCGAGTTCAACATTGAGTAATTAACTTATTAGTATGCATACTACGATTAGCATTAGCTCTAAAGATTGTTGCTTCAGATTTGAATTGAATAAAGATTGTTGCTTAGATGATATGATGAGTCAGCCAAATCCATTGAGAGAGAAATCGAGAGACGACACTGACCTTGTCTGGTGTCAAACACCTGAGCTGCATTTTAATTGAGTGaggagtgtttttttttttttttgctttttggccaaaaagagcTGTGGGGGATGGTTTCAATTGGGTCACATGGGTAGCAACTTGTCAAATGGGTTACTGAGAATAGTTTGTATATGGAATTATGAGCGGAACATGTGTGGAGGTGGGGTGAAATAGCTTCCTTACTCATGACATTCATAAAACCGGTTAAagttcattcattcattaattttattttcgtattttatttttaagacaATTGGGTATATTAGGATTTCACAATTTAACACTTGAAATACTCTGGGCGTCATTCACATACACGAAAGAATTGCAGCTAAATTAATAGAGAAACATTTTGTAAGAATATtgttcatatatgtaaatatatgtatatttatagaCCATTACtctaaaaaaaatcttaaaacaGATAAATTCTTTATCGAATATCGTAATAATATGTAAGATATAAACAACCAACCTactaataaaaaatattcgtaaatttttattcatttttttttctatttatacTAAAGGCTAACTAATAAAAGTAACAGCACCAGGTGCAAAAATAGCCTTTACCTAAACATAAATAAAGAAATCCCACTTTAAAAGGATTTTGATTAGAAATATAGtaaacaaaattaagaaatCGAAGGTCCTTTGGGTCCAGAGATTTGAATCAGACCAAATTGACGTATTAAGCGAAGCTGAATAACTATTTGCATTAACCTAACCCGATGACGCATAGTATATAGTATAAAATATTACATAAGCAATGCATAATCAATATTGTGTAAAGCTATCAAAAGCTAGTAAAATTGTAAAAAGCAAACcccataaaatttgatataCAAACTCTTAAATTGTTATCTTGTTTACTATTCTATTTTAATTCTCGATTATGACGGATATACAAATGATTGTAAATATAATTGAATGTTGCATGATTTGTTTAATTCCGGCAAACGGTCACAATATTTACTGCAATGTTAATTAATGTTAAACGACAATTACGATTCTTGAGAAATACATCGAGGTCGGCCACGCctttttttcatataattattattttggctGGTGCCTTTTAACTGTGCATTGGCACAGGCCTTTGTTCTAACTGACATTACGGAACACACCCTTAAAATAATTGTCAgctaaatatatttacatacatacataggtactTGTATGACTGAACATATCATGTCATGATTTGTTACAAAAATTGGCCAAATTTGACCAGTTTATTTATCACAAATGAAACTTAAAGATTGccttaaaacctcaaaaactaaaattatctttttttcttagaaaattacgatttattaaaaattttgtttttttacatgGAAAATCCtcaaaacctcaaatattctcacatAACCctaactttgtgaacctgtaatagtgccaatttttgaccgatttttgaaatacATGTAGGATTGCGTGAGAACCCCTGAAGGCCAATAACAATATTCGTATATATCGATAGGCTGATAATTATCAATCGATTTTAATCGATCTGGGATGGATAAAGGCTTGAGTTTCGAACGAAGAGGTTGAAATAAGTTGTTAAATAAGTCGGTTCATtccttttgttaataaataaatatgataaTCTAAGACACAGACAAGTGAAGTGTTGTCaagattattttattttgggcCAGTGGATCAGCCCTACatgaattttaaaaatcagTCGAAAATTGGCAccattacaggttcacaaagtttgGTATCATTTGGGAATATTTGAGATGTTTAATTCTTATCTTCGGACAGTAGGTGGAATTACAAAAGATTGTTTTTTGGAATCAGTTTGAAATTGGTGAAAATACATTTGGTTTCCATTAAAACATTATAAtgttaatatattttcatataaacaTTCATCacatttatttagttttttttttctggcttaaatacttaatagtacatatataaaataaatttataacttaTTATAAAGTAAAATGCTTAAGATAATTAATTGGAATTGAGGAAATTTGAGAAATGCAATCGATAGTGTCTATTTACTAAATTTACTAAATAGTTAATACTGGTTTTAAATGATTCATCAATAtacttatataatatatgtatttctacATAGCTATGGCATTTTCATAACTATCCAAGGAACTTTACCATAATACTTATAATGATAATAGTCGAATGCCAATTTAcctaaaatcaataaaatgaGACTAGCCAAGACAGCGTTTAGCCAATCGATTGGATGGATTTTTGAGCTACTTTCGACACTCACATTGCATATGTCATGCCTACTTAATGACAAGACTTTGGCCAAATGGAGATCATCACCCTGCATATAGGTGCAGGAGACATTGGTGGCATCTTTAACTATTTCCCTATACTTGGTTAACAATTCGCGTAAACGCATACCAAATTTGCAAGTGCAATGCCAAGGATTTCGACTCATAAGTAAAAAAACAGCATTCCCATTCTCATTGAGGGCATTGTCCAAGGCATAGACATGCAGTTTTCTCAAAATATTGCCACGCAAATTGAAGAGACGAAAGTTCTGCAGCCAATAGGTATTCTCTAGATCATCGACATTCGAAATACGATTGTTCTCCAGCTGAACATCGATCACATTCCGATAATGGGGATTGTAACGCAATGGATTGATATCCGATATTAGATTATCATTCATAAACAATGTCGTGGTATTATCGGGCAGAAATGCTGGCAAGCTATAGAAACGCATATGTGAACAATTGACCGTATACAGTGGAATATGTgattttggtaatatatgATGCATTAGGCAAGTGCAATTCTGTAAATCTGGATGTGATAGACACTCTCGCTTCAGTACCAGTTTATAGTGCATCACTAGCAACATTTGTCGCTCCTTATACTTGCGATCCGTGCACAATAACTCGTCACGATCGGCCACCAGACGTCCCTTCTCCGGCTGGAGTAGCAACCATTTGAAATTCCTTGTACAATTCCATGGATTACCGGCCAAATAGAGTTGTTCAAAGCTACGCGGCAATAGCAATGGACTATCCAATTGTATCAATTGATTCCAACGCAAATCCAAAACTTTCAATGGATGAACACGCTTAAATGTGCGCGCCGATATATATGAGAGATTCGTCCAGGAGATATTGATGGTGTGCAGATAAAACATTTCCGGAAAATCAAATATGAATTCCGTAAATCCACTATACTCAATGGTCAGCGATCGCAGGCGAGGTAGTTTTTGCAATTCACTCAGCGGATTGAAGACATTCTGTGGCCAGCCACAAAGAACCATTTGCTGCGCCGACGAAAATTGTTTGTCCACttttctaaaaaataaaaaagaaatgaatgagAAAAAGTCAACGGTTTCAAAACGTTAAAACATAATTTGTGTACAAATTTATTCCTGTATAGAAAGCCATTAAAATCTTTGAAAATATaacacaattttttgtttcaatttgcCTATTTTTCCATGCAAAACTTTCAGTTTAAGGATTTCTTTTATATTAGAAAATGCACTGATACCAATAAGGACATAATATTTGAAAAGTGTTTGTTCAAAAATTGATTATCCATCTGTGTAAGCACTTGGAATTTGAAGACCATTTAAGCGAATTAATCTGGTTTTTTGGACGACTATACAAAACTACAGCTATAAAATGTTGTATGTAGATTCGCGATGTAAGCACCTAGACGACATGTATTTCAAATACATAGCCATTAGTTTcagaaattttattaatttcgtACAAAAATATAATCACGTTAAGTAAATTGTCATTGTGTAATTCATGTAAAAGAAATGATTAGAGTAACTTCTACGGTGACTTTTATTTAAAGCGACAAATATTTCATGCCTCGCTTGTTTAGTTTTTGTCCATCACgtaaaagtatgctatatgGTTGCCCCTAACTAATTCGTGTACGCTGATTCCGAATGTGATTTCAGGGGTTCTGGGGTTGGAAAAATGGGCAtctaaaagtatgctacagaaaattaaacaatgtgtttcttacatttttaaaagatttttagaAAAATAGCTCTTGCTTGCAAacattacatataaataattgGTTAGATGCAAGTGAATcccataaatttttaaaaattacaaaactaaaaataattttaatcttTATAAGCatattttttggttaaaattttACTCAGTTTAGAACCATATTTAAAGTGTTAGTGTTATGATGCATTAAAGCAAAGAAGTACCAATTGCTATTAAATTATActtaatatattaataggctaaaataaaaaggtatttaataaaatattatgtTTAATGCGTGATAGACAAAAACTAAGAACAGGGCCGTGATAAGCACCCCTCCAATTACTGTAGAACACTTATTGAACTTAAAACACTTTTTCATGACCTCAAACATTTTTGTCATTTCGATCTGTGTTATTTTTACTAAtgattatctgaaatggcgCTGAGAAATTAGCTTGGCGgttcattattttttatatatattacatcGGTAATATCCTAATCTATGTTAGTTTCATTATGTTTAAATCACAGTGACATTGTATTCTAAGAAGAATTATACTTGGTGTTATTTCTGTAAACCAGGTTTTAAATGGGAAAAAAGACTACATATTTGTGGACTTAATTTAAACGATTAAAACAGCTAAGTTTATTGAAAgttctttatttaaaataaaagaaccAGGGAGAAGGACTATTAGACTTTAGCTGTCTTTTGAGGTGTCTTATATCAATCTTTGCTGATCTTTTCAAACtaattttcttctttaataTCGGAATACTTTACAAATACTTTATCCTTAAATGATAGCGACTGAAttttaaatcattaaaatttaagaCAGTGAAACAATGACGCTTATAACAGAAAACCGTATCATgcagtaaattttaaacaagagcaaaaacattttttgttttgaacaGTTTCTTTCGAAAATGGAAAGGAGAACATGTCTTTATTCTATATACAGTGGCGGATCGTTGGAATAGGAGGAATATTTTCTACTGAGATTGTAACTATAAAACTGATTACTATTTTAATATCCCAGAACACTTTCCCTTTCAAAATGACGGATTTAACGGCTCACCAAATTTATGAGCGAAATCTCCCACAGCATAAAGTTCTCTGCAATACTTACGATAAAGCAGCTAGATTATTCATTCCACCGTAGCATCTTAGTATACCATATCGTGTTAATTTTGAGCAATTGCCAACTGCTGATTCAGGATgctaaaaaatacaaacaaaaactcCATTTAGCCTCTTGATTAGATTTGTAATATCTATCTTACATCAGTCCAATTGAGGCAGCTTTGACTTATATTAAGTATAGAACTCAATCCAGCAGTGGTTATGCTTCGCCTGGTTGATGTGGGCACAGATTGTGTTTGGGTCTCCTCCTCAGAGAGGCTCTCTTCGGATGATTTGGCCAAATTTACTCTGCAAAAGagaaattatattattttttataagcCAATTCAATTGATTTAACTAATTAGACTCCCAAAAGCCGCTACATGGTGTCTGGTGTCTGGTTGATCTATTTTTAGTTCAATGCCTTAAATTAGGTGATAATTGCTCTGCACTGCGGAACCTGTCATAAACCACAATTTACTCTTCTCTGTCTGCCACTTGATAAGGTGGGTAAGGTTTAGTTGTTGGTTCTATATCTATTTTTGTATAGTGTGTAGTAAAAAATAATTCTGTCAGATTTGCAATATGTGGGGAGAAATACTAAGGCCCAGAGCATTTGCTTTGAAGAGTAAAAATATAAGCACATGACTTCTATTTAGCACATTTCAAACTGCTAATTGATGACATTAGACTGTATTTTCTGCAATATATTCCATGAAGTTTTTGAGTTTTCAAAACATTTAAGGTTGAATTGATATATCAAAATTATGGAAAATCTGttgaaaatatgcaaaaattttcgccatcaataatatttatgaaatCAATTAACACTAACTTGCATTGCCAacttaatatatgtatgagttcacttataaaaatatcaaatacatatatatcaaatattatatattcagaacccaaattgaaaattggcCTTAAGGCGGCTGTACAAATTAGTCAAAGATTAGCAACTTCAGGTGTTAAAATTAACAATacacaaaagaagaaaaaatatatacctatacatacatatatatacgtaaaaatatttacttaaaaatCTACAAGAAAATGTGGTagctgcttttttttttgttgttggtgttaaCTTTGAAACGCAAAACTCTGAAATTTGtgaataataaatatttgccCACAGGTCGTATGAGTGCTATTATTTCATATAGACAAAAAAATCAAGCTgatctctctcgctctctcttgcTGTGATCAGACCAATTAGCAACAATTAcgtttgtttcttgtttttggttaaatgtttttataaaaatttatcgTCTCTCTTTTTTATCTAAAATACGAAAGCAATTTTTTTTAGTCAATTTATCTAGCACAGTTTGCTTAATTAGTTTATGATGTCTTTTTCCTTGACGGTGCTTTACTTCGATGATGATGTTCAAGCTAAATGCCAAtcacaaattttaattgaaaagcTTGGTTCCAAATTGACAGATGAAATGGCATTTCATTCTGCCAATCTAAGCTACTTAGAGAAggaaacaaaataattaaagaatGTTGACAATTCCGTTCCATTCCGAACACGGGGGGTGGGGccaaaaaaattcataatatTGATCGATTATTATCATTCTTTGCGTCAATTGAAGCAGGAAGTAAAGCGATAAACAAAAAGACCAAAACGCTTCAAAAGAAAGAAGCGCCTAATCACAATTTAGACGCAATCGAAATTCTGTTAATAGATTACAACTACGATTTAATTTAGTAATCGACAGGTAATTTAAATTGAgcaaaattatgttttttaaacaCTCTTTTAAAGCTATTTATTGGTCATTGAAATAGACGAAAATAGAGACAATTCTCAGTCTTGTGTCGATAATCACTGGACTAGAAACCATCTACTTAAAACGAGTAGCTTTGAACGAAACGTATTTGAAATAAAGCGCAGGTTGAACttaactaaataaatgaaatgttaATGGAAGTTAGAATGCGTCTAACCTATTGACCAGCAGTGTACATACAAAATTAACAAAGCTGATGATCTATGGCTTCAAAGttgttaaatcaaatttaaatcacCATGTGTACTTAAAAATCTTAATTAATTGTAAAGTTAGTAGTAATCTTAgacaaaattaaaatcatgtttggtttaaaaatgtttcaaattatCATAAGTGGGCCAAAATATTGTCTGCTCACGCAGAATGAAAGTGAACACTGAAAATAAcaaatagccaaaaaaaaaaaacaaaaactcattttctaataattttttataaggTAAAATGATTTTGTGCCTGGACGCTAAAACCTTTTTCCATAACTTGAGAGGCTTTTAGGGGAatcttaaaacaaaaaattatgtgCATTTAGTCAAGTATAAATACTTCTTTTAAGAATTTATGGCATCTATTGacattttaaaatgatttattaaCTTTGAAGCCGGCACACTAAAGTCAAACCCCATCCCACTCCCCTGGACTCTCTCTTActtaaacaaaacagaaaagaaattctactaaaataatttaaactttttttttaccagCCCCCAAACTACTTTTCCCTATATTAAGAGATTTTTACTTATATTAAAGAAACATAAATCtaatttttaacaattaaAAAGAACCAAGCTACATTTCACCCTTTATAATTGATTAAGAAATGTtgtaaatttgattaattttgaTCCACTTATATTGAACTTTTGGACTTTATTTGTtgtctacaaaaaaaaatctgtgCTCTGCAAAGACCCCCTCAAtgactgtttttttttacaaccCCAATCCGTCACTGTATTTATCAATAAATggcaataattataaattttgcttattttttcgactcttttcttttcgtcttttttttttcttatttccaTTAAGATTTCAGATTGAGTGAGATGACAAGAAAATGAACAAGTGCCCCTCTTtcatattgtttattttttgcgtattttattatatttagcAGATAACTTGCtcacatatatttttatttcaaagcCCGACGAGTTAAGATAAGTGGTAGCAACTGAAGATAATGATAATAAGTTATGAGcgggtttttatttttttcgttggTCTTGTTCTTATGCAAAACATTGGCTAAGGTAGCAATGTGTCtttgtttttatgatttcCATCTAATTGTTAAGTCTATGAATGTCGACTGTAGGGCTAATAAAAACTGAATGTCGTCAGTACAGTAGAGTTCCATATGTATTATACTCAATCTGGCCAAAAACTAATAGAAATGAGATTTATGGCATTCAATTGGCTTTGCTTTAGTTCGATGTTGATCTAATAAAATGGCTTTgataaaacaatttgtttggcataaaaataatattgacAAACACTCAAAAGACTAGATAATATGATGAATATGAATAaacatatatgaatatatttatttttggtatatTGATGTACCAAATGTTTATTAATAAATCAACATGAGTAAAACCGTAATGCAGACTGTTGTAAACATTTTGATAACAAAGTTGGTTCTGAGTATATATTTGaaccacaaacacacacacatgtcaTTCAGGTATCGATAAAAAACATCCTTCAAAAATCCGGCTAATATAAGTTCTTATAAGGGAAAGTTACGGTATGTCAGTCAGTTCGATTTGAGGTTCTGTGAAATATTTCAACGGATTATTCTACATTTTTCTTATAAATCTCATTTGAATCTACAGTGGGGACGAAAAGAGACTACATGTTTGCAAGTTTCTAACTTAATATTGTACTGGATTCTTAATTTTGATGCCAgtgaaacaaaatttttttttttatattcctTACACATTTGTGAACAAAAAAGGATATATTGAACATCAAAATTCTTTTAGCATAAGGACATAAAAACTAATAACCTAACCTAACTAGCATGTACTCACTTTTTCTCTATGTGAAAACGTTATATAGTTAAAGTTATATCTAACGAATTAGCCGATATGTTTGAAATAACGTAACTCTTAGGATCAAccactaaaatttttaaaaattttttttaaatttaaaaagtcgGAAAATTGTATAAGGTTAATGTAGGGCATGTCGTGCCCCTACCGAAATAGCTTTTTTTATCGTCTTAGTGTTAGACggttaaaaatatattaaattgtGGACATTTACGCCCATATAAATATCATTCTTAGACCAAATGGTCGCCAAAGAAAAGATTTTTATACAGATGGATTTTGATTCAAAGTCTTTAGAGTTAATAAAACATCTGAAAAAGTTATCCACCAAAATATATTCAGGTGAATATGACTTTCGCCACCTCAAAAAATGGAAtctaataatttataaataataaagcGAGGCACTTCGGAATTACAATTAACCTTTTGATAAGTGAAAAGGCAGGTTTTAAGATTGTCAAGTATACGATTTTTAGATATACGAATTAAAAATAATCTTCACtaaactataaattttttcCTCAAAAACTTGttagaaaagtttttaagCCATTTTTCTTCAAAAACTTGGCAAATATTGGTTTTTAGTTAGcccaaaaacaatttatttttgccgCCCTTTTTGCGTTTGAAATAATTCTGGCTAAATACTCGTAAAAATCACGCGAgatctatatatataacacaTAGTTTTAAATACCTGGCAAATATCACCAGGAGCACaagaacaataacaacaaaattttgtaCACAACACTTTTCATTTATAGATTTCATTctcaatttattttaaattccTCATTGAGTATAAGTATTTCCatggatttgttttttttatttttaatgtatttaaaatttattgtattCTTTGTGTTCCGTTTTTTAATCACCACGCATCCGTATTTAGGTCCGATCACAAGTATATATTGGTATATATGGCAAGTTCTGTGCTACTTTTCTCGCGTTTGAACTTCAAATGAGGCGCGAATGCGAATTGCTGTCATGTTTGTTccataattttttcttttcggcgACCGCCAGATCTCCGAATCGAGAGAGTGTGAGGCTAAGAgaattatttataaacaattagTTTCGCCatgcaagagagagagagaaacgagtgtgtgtgttggtgtgtgtggaGGAGCATCCAGCTGGGGGGTGCCATtccggttgttgttgttttcataGACAATCAGCTGTTTGAGATAGCGCTCACTTTGATTTATGAACGTCCGAAGATTACCTGGTCATGGTTAAACACCAATACACCTAGGCGATTATAAACGCTAGAaatgattattttttatatttgtttataccCGCGCTTCACTGATTCAATCAACTGGGCCGCGACATGGGAATACAAATGAGCCCATTCAACCAAATTACAAATTTGTGAACTATCCACAAAAGTACGTACAACAAAAATATCGAGGGTAGTTTGCTAATATTATATAATTAGAGTGACTTTAGGTACAgaaaattatttgaattaACTATTCCCAAGTGGCTAAAGTCTGATATATGATCCTCATTTTGATCTTTCTAACAAAACCCCTTTatcaaaaacattttgaatatatttaagtaatttCATAAAGTTGTAAGACGTTTCCACATATGGTAAACTGGCTAattatgtatgtttttttctgcttaattattttttataaatcatCAACGACCTGGAGATACCTTTCCAAGTAATATAAACATACGTTTGTACCTACAATTTGGATTGATTATTACATAAAACTTTTGTTTCTTAGTGTATGCCTAAAAGTCATACAGgaacatatttacatattcgACTAGCTATTGCGAAAAACAATCAGAGGATTCTTAAAACTGCCCACTTAAAAACATATGGTGAAAAGACTTACTAATACTACTCATACataaaactttttgttttttttttttttattttgtacaTCAGAATATTTGATATGCACTCATAATGTGCATCTATCTGAACAACTAAGGAATTATATAGTTAACAAAAACCGTTCTTGCGACACAAATATAGTGAATAGCTACGaaaatatatgatatatatatgtgtacataGCTCTCGTTCATTAtgatttgtttggttttggaTTGAGCTTCTTTGGACCATTTGCAAATGCATGTgtt
Coding sequences:
- the LOC6640148 gene encoding protein singed wings 2; protein product: MKSINEKCCVQNFVVIVLVLLVIFARVNLAKSSEESLSEEETQTQSVPTSTRRSITTAGLSSILNISQSCLNWTDHPESAVGNCSKLTRYGILRCYGGMNNLAALSKVDKQFSSAQQMVLCGWPQNVFNPLSELQKLPRLRSLTIEYSGFTEFIFDFPEMFYLHTINISWTNLSYISARTFKRVHPLKVLDLRWNQLIQLDSPLLLPRSFEQLYLAGNPWNCTRNFKWLLLQPEKGRLVADRDELLCTDRKYKERQMLLVMHYKLVLKRECLSHPDLQNCTCLMHHILPKSHIPLYTVNCSHMRFYSLPAFLPDNTTTLFMNDNLISDINPLRYNPHYRNVIDVQLENNRISNVDDLENTYWLQNFRLFNLRGNILRKLHVYALDNALNENGNAVFLLMSRNPWHCTCKFGMRLRELLTKYREIVKDATNVSCTYMQGDDLHLAKVLSLSRHDICNVSVESSSKIHPIDWLNAVLASLILLILGKLAFDYYHYKYYGKVPWIVMKMP